Within the Taeniopygia guttata chromosome 1, bTaeGut7.mat, whole genome shotgun sequence genome, the region CCAATCCTCATTGTTTAAGAGCCCTGTATGTGCCATGCAAGCCTCCACCACTGAGTTTTCAAGGGAGAAATGAGGTTGTTGATTTTCGTGAGGTGTCTTGTCTTTAAAACTCTTGACCAGCACCAGACACAAGCAGTTAAGATGCTAGGCAAGGCAGCAAGATAGTCAGGACCTCTCAGCCTGTGCCACACAAGCCAAGGCTGACAGCCTGCAAGGCAGGGTTTCCTTGACACTGACTGCTGCTGAGGAAGTAACTAGTAAGTTGTGAAATATTAAAAGCTTTTTCCGTAATACACAGAAATCTATGAAGTCGGCAAAGACTTGACAGACAGAGAAACTTTTTTATATCCCTGTGGGATTTTGGCTCTGGTTATGTAGTCTgattattgtatttttatggAACATGCCCAATTTTAAATTTGCCTTTGATTTTCAGGTGCCCAACTCATATTCAAACATTGTTTTTTGTCCTTCTTCCCTTATCGGGCAGAGAAAATACAAACTGGTATTAAACTTTATAGAAATAAAGACACTAACTGGCTTAGGTCAACTCTACACCCATTCTAAACACGTACTAGAGGAAGAATAcatatgaaaattttaaatttgacTTAGAAACTCAGTCACCTGTTAGTGAAGTTTTGAAAGTTTACACAAGCTTTTAAGTCTAGAAGTCTAGCTTTTAAGAATATAGACTTTATCTGTCTTACTTACAATTTGAAAAATAACTGTGCTCATCTATGCCATTAGGCAATGGCAATTTGCAGGATGCTTAATTATTgcaaatgcaggcaaacccgatgggaagaaattatgatgtctgcACTCCAATTTAGAAGgctgaataatttctttattataactatgctatattacattaatatactatataaaggaagatactaaaagaacacactactttctctaactaccatatctaactaaCTCCCAACTCATGACCCTCTTTTGAgagtccagccacaggtggattggattggccatcaggctcaaacaatcctcaccagaatccaatcaagcactcactccaggtaaacaattctccaagcacattccacatgagaaaaacaggaacagaaatagaaattgttttctcttctattctctctgtgcacctctatgaaaaatcctgagagaaagATAAATGTCCCCATGACACTTAATAACTATTATTATCCCTTAAAATGAATGTTCACAGAGACATAGACTTTATTCACCCTTTGTCACTTTTTCAggagatatttttatattaacttAACTCATTTTTTAGAGAgtagtatttaaattaataCTAGAATTCTTGGAGATaataaaaaagcatttgagggaaaaaacaaTATATGCCTTTGGAAACTTTTATTCCTACTTGCACATCAATTCCTGGTCAGTGTGAGACAAGAACCAGAATTTAGATGTATAGTTGGCCTGACAAAGTGTATAGATGAAATATTCTTATTACATTAAACTAATACCTCcatttttccttggttttaGGTACCTTGTGCAAAGATGTCAAATGCGTTGCCATTTATCTTGCTCTTCATattcccactgctgctgtcaggggcTTGGTTTCCCAAAACTTTACCCTGTGATGTTAAATCTTCAGAAGGTACTGTGACAGTGGACTGCACCGACCGGCGCCTTACAGAAGTCCCCAGAGGGATCCCTGGAAACGCTACCAACCTTACCCTGAGTATTAACCATATTCCCAATATCTACCCAACATCCTTTGATCGTCTTGAAAATCTCCAGGAGATTGACTTCAGATGCAACTGTGTGCCTGTCAAACTGGGGCCCAAAGATCATGTGTGCACCAGCCCCCTGAAAATTGAGAATGgcacttttgctgccctgacaagaTTGAAGTCGTTGTATTTGGATGCAAACCAGCTGGCAGAAATACCCCAAGGTCTTCCTGCTACTTTAACCTTGCTGAGCCTGGAAGCAAACCATATCTTTTCCATCCAGAAATCCAGCTTCTCAGAGCTAGGAAACATAGAGGTATTGTATCTTGGACAGAACTGCTACTATCGCAATCCATGCAATGTTTCTTTTGAAATTGAGGAAAGAGCCTTCCTGGCACTGAAAAAGTTAACAATACTATCCCTCAAGTCCAACAACATAACACAAATCCCACCCAATTTGTCATCTACTTTAAAGGAATTGTACATTTACAACAACAGGATTCAAGAGATTCGAGAACAGGATTTCAGTGGCCTTCTCAACCTAGAAATTCTCGACCTAAGTGGCAATTGCCCACGTTGCTATAATGCCCCATATCCTTGCATTCCCTGTCCCAAGAGCTCGATTCAGATACATTCAAAGGCTTTTGACTCCTTGGAAAACTTAAGGATTTTGCGGCTTCACAGTAACTCTCTTCAGAGCGTACCCAGCAGCTGGTTTAAAAACATCAAGGATCTCAAAGAACTTGACCTCTCCCAAAATTTCCTCATGAGGGAAATTGGAGATGCTCAGTTCCTGACATTTCTTCCCAGCCTTGTGCAGCTTGATCTGTCCTTTAACTTTGAACTGAAGGTGTATTCTCCTTTCTTGAATCTTTCTAAgacattttcctccctctctaaCCTGGAAACCCTGAGGCTCAAGGGTTATGTCTTTAAAGAACTGAGGGCACAAGATCTTCAACCACTGCTCAGCCTAAGAAATCTAACCATGCTGGATCTCGGGACTAATTTTATTAAAGTTGCAGACATGACAGTGTTTGAAGAATTCCCAGCTCTTAAGTTCATTGACCTGTCAGTGAATaaaatttctccttcttcaAGAGAAAGCAACTTATATGGATTTTGCTCTAATCCTGGCATTTCAGTTGAGCAATACAACAGGCAAGTGCAGCAAGAGAGGCATTATTTCAGATATGATGTGTATGGGCGAAGTTGCCGTTCCAAAGACATAGAGGCTTCTTCCTACCAATCTTTAGTTAAGGAAGATTGCCTTAACTATGGAAAAACTCTGGATTTAAGCagaaacaatgtattttttgttAATCCCTCAGACTTCCAGGGACTTGGCTCCCTCAAATGTCTCAACTTGTCAGGTAATGCAATAAGTCAAACTTTAAATGGAAGTGAATTCTCTTACTTGTCTGGATTGAAATATCTGGATTTTTCTAACAACAGGGTTGATTTGCTATACCAGACTGCTTTCAAAGAActaaaattattagaaattcTAGATCTGAGCAAtaacaaatattattttctggCAGAAGGTGTTACTCACGTTCTTAGTTTTTTGAAAAACCTAGCCCATTTGAGGAAGCTGATGATGAATGAGAATGACATTTCTAGCACTATTGATACAGGAATGGAAAGCCAATCTCTTCGAATTTTAGAATTCAGAGGAAATCGTTTAGATGCTTTATGGATGGATGGCAATGCTAGATACTTGTCCTTCTTTGAAAATCTGACCAGTCTGGAAGAACTGGATATTTCCTTCAACTCACTTAGTTTTTTGCCTCATGGTGTTTTTGAAAAAATGCCTCCCAGTCTGAGGATCCTCAACTTAACAAATAATCGACTGAAGAGTTTCATCTGGGGAAACCTCCCCTCTCTGAAGAACCTAGTAACTCTGGACCTGAGCAATAACCTTCTGACTAATGTTCCCCGAGAGCTGTCCAATTGCACTTCATCTCTCCAAGAACTGATGCTCCGAAACAATCGCATTCACATGCTAACCAAATATTTTCTCAGAGGTGCTTTTGAACTGAGGTACCTAGATCTCAGCTCAAACAAGATTCAAATAATTAAGAGATCTAGCTTCCCTGAAAATGTCATTAACAACCTGAAGATGCTGCTTTTGCACGGCAATCCTTTTAAGTGTAACTGTGAGGCTGTGTGGTTTGTCTGGTGGATCAATCGGACGCAGGTGACCATTCCTCTTCTGGCCACTGACGTCACCTGTGCTGGCCCAGGGGCACATAAAGGCAAGAGCGTGGTTTTCTTGGATCTGTACACCTGTGAGCTGGACACGTCGTATTTGATCCTGTATGCTCTGTCAGCTTCGGCCATCCTTGCCTTGATGGTGTTTGCAGTGATGAGCCATCTCTACTTCTGGGATGTGTGGTACAGCTACCATTACTGCGCTGCCAGGCTGAAAGGCTATCGGCGCTTGTCTTCACCAGCTGCTTGCTACGACGCCTTCATTGCCTATGACAGTGAAGATCCAGCTGTGAATGAGTGGGTGCTGCAAGAGCTGGTTGAAAGGCTGGAAAACCAAAAAGCCAGGCAGTTCAATTTATGCCTGGAAGGAAGGGACTGGCTCCCAGGACAGCCCGTCTTTGACAACCTTTCCCAGAGCATTCAGCTGAGCAAAAAGACCATCTTTGTGCTGACCAACAGGTACATTAAAAGTGGCCGCTTCAAGACAACATTTTATATGGCTCATCAGCGGCTTCTGGATGAAAAGATGGATGTCATTATCTT harbors:
- the LOC100231797 gene encoding toll-like receptor 7, which gives rise to MVPCAKMSNALPFILLFIFPLLLSGAWFPKTLPCDVKSSEGTVTVDCTDRRLTEVPRGIPGNATNLTLSINHIPNIYPTSFDRLENLQEIDFRCNCVPVKLGPKDHVCTSPLKIENGTFAALTRLKSLYLDANQLAEIPQGLPATLTLLSLEANHIFSIQKSSFSELGNIEVLYLGQNCYYRNPCNVSFEIEERAFLALKKLTILSLKSNNITQIPPNLSSTLKELYIYNNRIQEIREQDFSGLLNLEILDLSGNCPRCYNAPYPCIPCPKSSIQIHSKAFDSLENLRILRLHSNSLQSVPSSWFKNIKDLKELDLSQNFLMREIGDAQFLTFLPSLVQLDLSFNFELKVYSPFLNLSKTFSSLSNLETLRLKGYVFKELRAQDLQPLLSLRNLTMLDLGTNFIKVADMTVFEEFPALKFIDLSVNKISPSSRESNLYGFCSNPGISVEQYNRQVQQERHYFRYDVYGRSCRSKDIEASSYQSLVKEDCLNYGKTLDLSRNNVFFVNPSDFQGLGSLKCLNLSGNAISQTLNGSEFSYLSGLKYLDFSNNRVDLLYQTAFKELKLLEILDLSNNKYYFLAEGVTHVLSFLKNLAHLRKLMMNENDISSTIDTGMESQSLRILEFRGNRLDALWMDGNARYLSFFENLTSLEELDISFNSLSFLPHGVFEKMPPSLRILNLTNNRLKSFIWGNLPSLKNLVTLDLSNNLLTNVPRELSNCTSSLQELMLRNNRIHMLTKYFLRGAFELRYLDLSSNKIQIIKRSSFPENVINNLKMLLLHGNPFKCNCEAVWFVWWINRTQVTIPLLATDVTCAGPGAHKGKSVVFLDLYTCELDTSYLILYALSASAILALMVFAVMSHLYFWDVWYSYHYCAARLKGYRRLSSPAACYDAFIAYDSEDPAVNEWVLQELVERLENQKARQFNLCLEGRDWLPGQPVFDNLSQSIQLSKKTIFVLTNRYIKSGRFKTTFYMAHQRLLDEKMDVIILVFLEQVLQKSRYVRLRKRLCRSSVLEWPTNPQSQPYFWQCLKNAIAMSNSLAYNKLLQETV